In a single window of the Harpia harpyja isolate bHarHar1 chromosome 3, bHarHar1 primary haplotype, whole genome shotgun sequence genome:
- the DLST gene encoding dihydrolipoyllysine-residue succinyltransferase component of 2-oxoglutarate dehydrogenase complex, mitochondrial, translating to MLLLWRSRCLGRALGRSLRALRQGNCTLARCSLSGVAGSQGLAYMNSRKLVVNSSSVFTVRYFRTTAVRRDDVVTVNTPAFAESVTEGDVRWEKAVGDTVAEDEVVCEIETDKTSVQVPAPAAGVIEALLVPDGGKVEGGTPLFKLRKTGAAPAKAKPAAAPPPPPAAPEPVAAAAPPPAAAPIPTTMPPVPPVSTQPIDSKPVSAVKPAAAPAAAPPGEAVPSKGARSEHRVKMNRMRQRIAQRLKEAQNTCAMLTTFNEIDMSNIREMRAVHKDPFLKKHNLKLGFMSAFVKAAAFALQDQPVVNAVIDDTTKEIVYRDYVDISVAVATPRGLVVPVVRNVENMNFADIERAIYELGEKARKNELAIEDMDGGTFTISNGGVFGSLFGTPIINPPQSAILGMHAIFDRPVAVGGKIEVRPMMYVALTYDHRLIDGREAVTFLRKIKAAVEDPRVLLLDL from the exons GTGTGGCTGGGAGCCAGGGACTGGCTTACATGAACAGCAGGAAGCTTGT aGTAAATAGCTCCAGTGTCTTCACTGTCCGTTACTTCAGAACCACTGCAGTACGTA GGGATGACGTGGTTACGGTGAACACACCAGCCTTTGCAGAGTCAGTCACAGAAGGAGATGTCAGGTGGGAGAAAG CTGTTGGAGACACAGTGGCGGAAGATGAAGTGGTGTGTGAGATTGAAACAGACAAG ACATCAGTGCAAgttccagccccagcagctggtGTGATTGAAGCCCTTTTGGTACCCGATGGTGGCAAAGTGGAAGGGGGGACACCTCTGTTCAAACTCAGGAAAACTGGGG ctgctcctgccaaggccaaaccagcagcagcccctcctcctcctcctgcagcccctgaaCCTGtagctgcagctgctcctccccCTGCTGCAGCACCAATTCCCACTACAATGCCACCAGTGCCGCCTGTGTCAACTCAACCCATTGATAGCAAACCAG TGTCTGCGGTGaagccagctgcagccccagcgGCAGCCCCTCCTGGGGAGGCAGTGCCCAGCAAAGGTGCCCGATCAGAACATAGG GTGAAAATGAATAGGATGCGTCAGCGTATTGCTCAGCGGCTGAAAGAGGCTCAGAATACTTGTGCCATGCTGACCACTTTCAATGAGATCGATATGAG CAACATCCGGGAGATGAGAGCTGTACACAAGGATCCCTTCCTGAAAAAGCACAATCTGAAGCTAGGTTTCATGTCAGCTTTTGTGAAAGCTGCAGCTTTTGCTCTGCAGGACCAGCCCGTTGTGAATGCAG TGATTGATGACACGACCAAAGAGATTGTGTACAGGGACTATGTGGACATCAGTGTCGCTGTAGCAACTCCCCGG GGTCTTGTGGTCCCTGTCGTTAGGAATGTAGAAAACATGAACTTTGCTGACATAGAGCGTGCTATCTATGAGTTGGGGGAGAAG GCACGGAAGAACGAACTGGCCATTGAAGACATGGATGGCGGCACTTTCACAATCAGCAATGGAGGGGTTTTTGGGTCACTCTTTGGGACACCTATCATTAACCCACCCCAGTCTGCCATCTTAGGCATGCATGCCATCTTCGACAGGCCGGTGGCTGTGGGAGGCAAG ATCGAGGTGCGGCCCATGATGTATGTGGCGCTGACGTATGATCACCGGCTGATTGATGGCAGAGAGGCAGTGACTTTCCTGCGCAAGATCAAGGCAGCAGTGGAGGATCCCCGCGTGCTGCTGCTTGACCTGTAG